The following are encoded together in the Onychostoma macrolepis isolate SWU-2019 chromosome 03, ASM1243209v1, whole genome shotgun sequence genome:
- the LOC131536016 gene encoding N-acetylmuramoyl-L-alanine amidase-like isoform X2: MDWHLRLLLSLLVVFAAEATTTKHMKDFIRAVESIEAVNPGLQMLDVVKGLRKAAGFETDLIKRYLGDLSDAHDLVADPSVTSYVSEVINHSLSELGKEKGVVLTLDGSNVALAPMLLGLEAGLQSTVQALYPLIFTDNLVASFLHHVHNEQTTVPFGTKGFWDSISSPKVYTLSDLPSLATDALITGGIDGFILGSEVSTSNHLERSLSDLLKSYYSHQPDAAGLDASPRLISQKRRMNFKKLVSFSLLKSQMVQALTVRRNLNESERKRLDDVMNEGFDQFVHVYAVCPKIVTRSQWGAAAFIGSPSYLSLPVSYLFIHHTYQPSKPCTTFDQCASDMRSMQRYHQQSNGWSDIGYNFVAGSDGSIYEGRGWNWVGAHAYGYNSISYGVCFIGDYTSTLPIRSALDMVRYDFTSCAINGGRLSSYYYLYGHRQADSTDCPGNSLYREIQNWSHWESYLP, encoded by the exons ATGGATTGGCACTTGCGTCTGCTTCTTTCTTTGCTTGTGGTGTTTGCCGCTGAAG CCACCACCACAAAGCACATGAAGGACTTCATCAGAGCTGTGGAGAGCATTGAAGCTGTGAATCCAGGTCTTCAGATGCTCGATGTGGTGAAAGGTCTACGTAAGGCTGCTGGCTTTGAAACCGACCTCATCAAGCGTTACCTCGGCGACCTCAGTGATGCACATGACCTTGTGGCAGATCCATCAGTCACTTCCTATGTAAGCGAGGTCATTAATCACAGCCTGTCAGAGTTGGGTAAGGAGAAAGGTGTGGTTCTCACGTTAGATGGTTCAAATGTGGCGTTGGCCCCAATGCTCCTCGGACTTGAGGCTGGGCTGCAGTCCACCGTCCAAGCCCTTTACCCTTTAATCTTTACCGACAACCTGGTCGCCTCATTTCTACATCACGTCCACAACGAGCAAACCACTGTTCCTTTTGGCACTAAAGGATTCTGGGATAGCATTTCATCCCCAAAGGTCTACACTCTCTCTGATTTGCCCTCCTTGGCGACCGACGCTCTAATAACCGGAGGTATAGACGGGTTCATTCTCGGGTCAGAAGTTTCCACATCTAACCATCTTGAGCGATCACTGAGTGACCTGCTGAAGAGTTACTACAGCCACCAGCCTGACGCCGCAGGGCTGGACGCATCGCCCCGTCTGATCAGCCAGAAACGAAGGATGaacttcaaaaagctggtcagcttCTCTTTGCTGAAAAGCCAGATGGTCCAGGCTCTAACAGTTCGCCGCAACTTAAATGAGTCTGAGCGGAAGAGGCTGGATGACGTTATGAACGAAGGGTTTGACCAGTTTGTCCATGTGTATGCTG TCTGTCCCAAGATCGTCACGAGGTCTCAATGGGGAGCTGCAGCTTTCATTGGTTCTCCCTCCTATCTGTCTCTTCCTGTGTCGTACCTTTTCATCCACCACACATATCAACCCTCCAAGCCTTGCACCACCTTTGATCAGTGTGCCAGTGACATGCGCTCCATGCAGCGCTACCACCAGCAAAGCAATGGATGGTCTGACATTGGATACAA TTTTGTTGCAGGTTCTGATGGAAGCATCTATGAAGGCCGCGGCTGGAATTGGGTCGGTGCCCATGCTTACGGGTACAACTCCATAAGCTATGGTGTCTGTTTCATTGGAGATTATACCTCCACCCTTCCCATCAGGAGTGCACTGGACATGGTGCGGTACGACTTCACAAGCTGCGCTATAAACGGAGGCCGACTGTCCTCATATTACTACTTATACGGACACAGACAAGCCGATTCCACTGACTGCCCAGGAAACTCCCTCTACCGTGAAATCCAGAATTGGTCTCACTGGGAG AGCTATTTGCCTTGA
- the LOC131536016 gene encoding N-acetylmuramoyl-L-alanine amidase-like isoform X3, with protein sequence MKDFIRAVESIEAVNPGLQMLDVVKGLRKAAGFETDLIKRYLGDLSDAHDLVADPSVTSYVSEVINHSLSELGKEKGVVLTLDGSNVALAPMLLGLEAGLQSTVQALYPLIFTDNLVASFLHHVHNEQTTVPFGTKGFWDSISSPKVYTLSDLPSLATDALITGGIDGFILGSEVSTSNHLERSLSDLLKSYYSHQPDAAGLDASPRLISQKRRMNFKKLVSFSLLKSQMVQALTVRRNLNESERKRLDDVMNEGFDQFVHVYAVCPKIVTRSQWGAAAFIGSPSYLSLPVSYLFIHHTYQPSKPCTTFDQCASDMRSMQRYHQQSNGWSDIGYNFVAGSDGSIYEGRGWNWVGAHAYGYNSISYGVCFIGDYTSTLPIRSALDMVRYDFTSCAINGGRLSSYYYLYGHRQADSTDCPGNSLYREIQNWSHWESYLP encoded by the exons ATGAAGGACTTCATCAGAGCTGTGGAGAGCATTGAAGCTGTGAATCCAGGTCTTCAGATGCTCGATGTGGTGAAAGGTCTACGTAAGGCTGCTGGCTTTGAAACCGACCTCATCAAGCGTTACCTCGGCGACCTCAGTGATGCACATGACCTTGTGGCAGATCCATCAGTCACTTCCTATGTAAGCGAGGTCATTAATCACAGCCTGTCAGAGTTGGGTAAGGAGAAAGGTGTGGTTCTCACGTTAGATGGTTCAAATGTGGCGTTGGCCCCAATGCTCCTCGGACTTGAGGCTGGGCTGCAGTCCACCGTCCAAGCCCTTTACCCTTTAATCTTTACCGACAACCTGGTCGCCTCATTTCTACATCACGTCCACAACGAGCAAACCACTGTTCCTTTTGGCACTAAAGGATTCTGGGATAGCATTTCATCCCCAAAGGTCTACACTCTCTCTGATTTGCCCTCCTTGGCGACCGACGCTCTAATAACCGGAGGTATAGACGGGTTCATTCTCGGGTCAGAAGTTTCCACATCTAACCATCTTGAGCGATCACTGAGTGACCTGCTGAAGAGTTACTACAGCCACCAGCCTGACGCCGCAGGGCTGGACGCATCGCCCCGTCTGATCAGCCAGAAACGAAGGATGaacttcaaaaagctggtcagcttCTCTTTGCTGAAAAGCCAGATGGTCCAGGCTCTAACAGTTCGCCGCAACTTAAATGAGTCTGAGCGGAAGAGGCTGGATGACGTTATGAACGAAGGGTTTGACCAGTTTGTCCATGTGTATGCTG TCTGTCCCAAGATCGTCACGAGGTCTCAATGGGGAGCTGCAGCTTTCATTGGTTCTCCCTCCTATCTGTCTCTTCCTGTGTCGTACCTTTTCATCCACCACACATATCAACCCTCCAAGCCTTGCACCACCTTTGATCAGTGTGCCAGTGACATGCGCTCCATGCAGCGCTACCACCAGCAAAGCAATGGATGGTCTGACATTGGATACAA TTTTGTTGCAGGTTCTGATGGAAGCATCTATGAAGGCCGCGGCTGGAATTGGGTCGGTGCCCATGCTTACGGGTACAACTCCATAAGCTATGGTGTCTGTTTCATTGGAGATTATACCTCCACCCTTCCCATCAGGAGTGCACTGGACATGGTGCGGTACGACTTCACAAGCTGCGCTATAAACGGAGGCCGACTGTCCTCATATTACTACTTATACGGACACAGACAAGCCGATTCCACTGACTGCCCAGGAAACTCCCTCTACCGTGAAATCCAGAATTGGTCTCACTGGGAG AGCTATTTGCCTTGA